TCCGGGGGCCCGATCCGGCGGCCGGCGCGAAATCTACCCACGGGCCCGTCACGGGGTCAACCCCCCGCCCGGCCCGCGCCGTCACGCCCGTCGGGGACGCGGCGCACCTGCGGTCGCGGCGCCGCCGCTGGTAGCCTCGGGGGGTGACGACCGACGGGCGGGAGACCTTCGACGTCCTCGATGCGGCCGGCCGCCCGACCGGGGCGACCGCAGCGCGTGACGACGTCCACCGCGACGGCATGTGGCACGCGGCGCTCCACGTCTGGATCGTGGACGGCGACGACCGCGTGTGGCTGCAACGCCGCAGCGCGGCGAAGGACCTCGCGCCCGGCAAGGTCGACGTCGCGGTCGGGGGGCACCTCGCGGCGGGCGAGGCGTGGGTCGAGGCGCTGCGTGAGGCGGACGAGGAGCTGGGGCTCGTGCTGGAGCCCCCCGACGTCGAGGTGCTCGGCACCGTCCGTAGCGAACGGCGGTACCCGGACGCCACCGACCGCGAGGTGCAGACCGTGGCGGTGCACCGGACCGACCGGACGTTGGCGGACGTGCGGCTCGCACCGGACGAGGTGACGGCGGTCTACGCGGTGTCGTTCGCGCGGCTGCTCGCCTGGTGGCGCGACGACGTGCCGGCGGCGGCGGAGGGGCGCGACGCGCAGGGCCGGCCCGCAGGCGCCCTGCTGCACGCCGCCGACCGCATCGAGGAGGGGCGCGTCGGCACGCTCGAGGAGCTGGCCTGGCTCGAGGCCTGGTGGCGGGCCTGAGGGGCGCGCCACCCCACGCGAACGGCGCGCCCGAGGGCGCGCCGTCGCTCGCGTCGAGGACCTGGCGTCAGTTCTCGACGACGGTCGGGACGATCAACGGCGTGCGGCCCGTCGCTTTGCGGAGGTAGCGGCGGACGGGGTAGAAGATGTCGTCGCGGACGTCGGAGAGGCGCCGCTTCTCGCGTTTGCCCTTCGCGAGCGCCTCGACCGTGAGGCGGGTCACCTCCTTCTTCATCGCGTCGTCCGCGCCGGCGACGCCGCGCACGATGACCTCCGCCGACGGTTTCTTGCCCATCAGGCCCATGATCACGACCACCCCCTCGCTCGACAGCGTCTGGCGGTCGCGGATGATCGGCTCCTGGATCTCGTCGGTGCTGCGCCCCATCGAGTCGATGTAGACGACGCCCCCCTCGATCTCGCCGGTGACCTTCAGGTCGTCCTCGCTCAGCTCCAGGATCGAACCGTTCGTGGGGATGACGGTCTTCTTCGGGGGGCGCGGCATCGACTCCGCCAACCACGCGTGGTTCACCTGGTGGCGGGGCTCCCCGTGCCACGGAATGAAGTACTTCGGGCGCGCCAAATCGAGGATGAGTTTGAGTTCCTCTTGGCTGCCGTGCCCGGAGGCGTGCACCTTGTACTTGGGGGGGTAGAGGACCTTCACGCCCCGCTCGTACAGCTGGTTGATGACGCGGTTGACGGCCTCTTCGTTCCCCGGAATCGGGTTGCTGGACATGATGATCGTGTCGTCGTTCTGCAGCTCCACCTTGCGGTGCGTCCCGGCCGCGAGGCGCGACAACGCCGCCATCGGTTGGCCTTGGCTGCCCGTCGTGATGATCACCAGGCGGTCGCTCTTCATCTCCGCCACCTGATCCATGCTGAGGATCGGTTGCTTGCTCTCGAGGTAGCCGAGCTCCTGCGCGATGCGGGTGGCCTTCACCATGCTGCGGCCCTCGACCGCGACGCGGCGCCCGTGCGCTTCCGCGACCCGCACGAAGTTCTGGATGCGGTGCACGTGGCTCGAGAACGTCGTGACGATCACGCGGCCGGGGGCCTTCCCGACGAGGTCGTCGACCGCCATCATGACGTCGCGTTCCGACGGCGTGAAGCCGGGCCGCTCCCCGTTCGTGGAGTCCGACAGCAGCAGCAGGACGCCCTCCGCGCCGGCCGCCGCGATCTTCGCGAGGTGGCTGGTCTTGCCGTCGGCGGGGTGGTAATCGAGCTTGAAGTCGCCGCTGTGCACGATCCGCCCGATGGGCGTGTGAATGATCAACCCGCTGTTGTCGGGGATCGAGTGCGTCATGCGGAAGAAGTCGACGGTGAAGTGGTCGCTGACCTTGATGCGGTCGTCGGGCGTGATCTCGCGCAGGTCGACGTCGCCCTCGGTCAACTTGAACTCGTCGAACTTCCCGCGCAGCAGCCCCAACGTCAACTTCGCGCCGTACATCGGGATCTTCCGGGGGAGCTGCTTGAGGATGTAGGGGAGCCCCCCGATGTGGTCCTCGTGACCGTGCGTGAGGACCCAGCCCTTGACGCGGTCGATGTTCTCGATCAACCAATCGACCTTCGGGACCAACAGGTCGACGCCCAGCATGTCGGCGTCGGGGAACGCCAGGCCGCCGTCGACCATCAGGATGTCGCCGCCGTATTCGAAGGCGAACATGTTCTTGCCGATCTCGCCCATCCCGCCGAACGGAATGATGCGGATGGCGTCGGACGGACCGGCGTTCTTGGAGCGGCCGCCGCCCCCGCCGCGGCGACGACCGCCGCGGCGACTGCCGCCACTGCGTTTTCTCGGTGCGTTCGGTTTCGTTTCGCTCATGTCTCCTCGTTCGTGCGCCCGCGGCCTCGGACCTCACGGTCGGGCCTGCGTGGCGCGACGGGGCGGCGGGCGCCGCCCCGTGCGGTCAGTCGCGGCGCGGTCCGCGCCCCTCGCGACGTGGGCCGCCCCCCCCGCCGCGCTTCGGGGCGCGGGGGGCGACGATGCCTTCGAGTTCGGGGCGGACCAGGTCGATCTTGCCGCGGTCGTCGATCGCGTTGATCTTCACCTGGATCGCGTCGCCTTCGCTCAGGTGGTCGGACACGGTCTCGACGCGGCCTTCGGCGACCTGGCTGATGTGCAGCAGCCCGTCGGTGCCGGGGAACAGGTTCACGAACGCCCCGAAATCGACGATCTTGACGACCTTGCCCGCGTAGGTCTTGCCGACCTCCGGCGTTTCGGTCAACGCCTCGATCCGGCGTTTCACCTCGTCGGCGACGCTGCCCTCGTCGGTGTAGATCCGTACGAGGCCCTCCTCCTCGATCTCGACCTTCGCGCCGAGCGCCTCGAGTTCCCGGATCTGTTTCCCGCCGGGCCCGATGACGGTCCCGATCTTGTCGCTCGGGATCTGCACCGTCTCGATGCGCGGCGCGCGGGCCGCGAGTTCGCTGCGGGGGGCGGGCAGCGCTTCGCGCATGAGGCCCAGGATGTGCAGCCGTCCGTCGCGCGCCCGGTCGAGGGCGGCGGTCATGACGTCCGCATCGATGCCGGCGATCTTGATGTCCATCTGCAGCGCGGTGACGCCCCGTTCGGTGCCGGTCACCTTGAAGTCCATGTCCCCGAGGGCGTCCTCGCTACCGAGGATGTCGCTGAGGACCTCGTAGCGCTCCCCCTCCTTGACGAGGCCCATCGCGATGCCCGCGACCGGTGCGCGCAGCGGCACGCCGGCGTCCATCAGCGACAGCGTCGTGGCGCAGACCGTCGCCATCGAGGAGGAACCGTTCGATTCGAGCGTCTCGCCGACGCAGCGGATCACGTACGGGAAGTCGTCGCTGCTGGGGACCTGCCGCACGAGGGCGCGCCGCGCCAGGTTGCCGTGCCCCTGCTCACGGCGGGACGTCCCGAACATCCGCTTGACCTCGCCCGTCGAGTAGGGCGGGAAGTTGTAGTGCAGCATGAACTCCTCGGTCGACTCGAGGCCGAGGTCGTCCACCAGACGGTTGTCGCGGCCGGTGCCGAGCGTCGTGGTGGCGAGCACCTGCGTCTCGCCGCGCGTGAACACCGCGGACCCGTGCGCCATGGGCAGCACGCCGGTCTCGATCCAGATCGGCCGGATCGCGTCGGGCGCTCGACCGTCGGTCCGCACCCGCTCGTCGAGGACCATCTCGCGCATCACCGCCGCTTCGGCCTTCCCGAAGGCGTCCTTCAACGTCGCGCGGCGCGCGTCGGCGGCGTCCCCCTCGAGGTCGCCGACGAGGTCGTCGATCACCCGGTCGCGCAGCGCCTTCGTCGCGTCGGCGCGTTCGTGCTTGCCGGGGGTGCGCAGGACGTCGGCGAGGCCGGCGGCCTTCGCCGCTTCGGTGACCGCCGCGACGTCCGCCTCCGGGACCGGCGTCGTGCCCTGGTACGCCTTCGTGGGTTGGCCGATCTCGTCGCGCATGCGTTGGATCGTGGCGATGACGGGGGCGAGCGCCTCTTGCGCGAACTGAATCGCGCCGACCATCGTGGACTCCGGCAGTTCGTTCGCCGACGCCTCGACCATCAACACCGCATCCTCGCTGGCGGCGACCGTCAACGCCAGGTCCCCCTCGGCGAGCTGCTGCAGGGTGGGGGCGATGACGTACGCGCCGTCGACGTACCCGACGTGATGGCAGGCGGTCGGACCGTTCCAGGGGATGTCGCTGATCGCGAGGGCGGCCGACGCGCCGATCGCCCCGAGCGGGGCGGGGTCGTGCTCCTGATCGGCGGAGAGGACGGTGATGATCACCTGCGTTTCGTTGCGCAGGTCCTTCGGGAACAGCGGACGGATCTGCCGGTCGGTGATGCGGGCGTT
The sequence above is drawn from the Trueperaceae bacterium genome and encodes:
- a CDS encoding NUDIX domain-containing protein, translated to MTTDGRETFDVLDAAGRPTGATAARDDVHRDGMWHAALHVWIVDGDDRVWLQRRSAAKDLAPGKVDVAVGGHLAAGEAWVEALREADEELGLVLEPPDVEVLGTVRSERRYPDATDREVQTVAVHRTDRTLADVRLAPDEVTAVYAVSFARLLAWWRDDVPAAAEGRDAQGRPAGALLHAADRIEEGRVGTLEELAWLEAWWRA
- the pnp gene encoding polyribonucleotide nucleotidyltransferase; the encoded protein is MNIPEGRRYVTQLGGRDLILETGKYAKQASGSVTVRYGDTVVLVTAQMQDEAKPIPFLPLTVDYEEKHYAIGKIPGSFLRREGRPGAQATLNARITDRQIRPLFPKDLRNETQVIITVLSADQEHDPAPLGAIGASAALAISDIPWNGPTACHHVGYVDGAYVIAPTLQQLAEGDLALTVAASEDAVLMVEASANELPESTMVGAIQFAQEALAPVIATIQRMRDEIGQPTKAYQGTTPVPEADVAAVTEAAKAAGLADVLRTPGKHERADATKALRDRVIDDLVGDLEGDAADARRATLKDAFGKAEAAVMREMVLDERVRTDGRAPDAIRPIWIETGVLPMAHGSAVFTRGETQVLATTTLGTGRDNRLVDDLGLESTEEFMLHYNFPPYSTGEVKRMFGTSRREQGHGNLARRALVRQVPSSDDFPYVIRCVGETLESNGSSSMATVCATTLSLMDAGVPLRAPVAGIAMGLVKEGERYEVLSDILGSEDALGDMDFKVTGTERGVTALQMDIKIAGIDADVMTAALDRARDGRLHILGLMREALPAPRSELAARAPRIETVQIPSDKIGTVIGPGGKQIRELEALGAKVEIEEEGLVRIYTDEGSVADEVKRRIEALTETPEVGKTYAGKVVKIVDFGAFVNLFPGTDGLLHISQVAEGRVETVSDHLSEGDAIQVKINAIDDRGKIDLVRPELEGIVAPRAPKRGGGGGPRREGRGPRRD
- a CDS encoding ribonuclease J; the protein is MSETKPNAPRKRSGGSRRGGRRRGGGGGRSKNAGPSDAIRIIPFGGMGEIGKNMFAFEYGGDILMVDGGLAFPDADMLGVDLLVPKVDWLIENIDRVKGWVLTHGHEDHIGGLPYILKQLPRKIPMYGAKLTLGLLRGKFDEFKLTEGDVDLREITPDDRIKVSDHFTVDFFRMTHSIPDNSGLIIHTPIGRIVHSGDFKLDYHPADGKTSHLAKIAAAGAEGVLLLLSDSTNGERPGFTPSERDVMMAVDDLVGKAPGRVIVTTFSSHVHRIQNFVRVAEAHGRRVAVEGRSMVKATRIAQELGYLESKQPILSMDQVAEMKSDRLVIITTGSQGQPMAALSRLAAGTHRKVELQNDDTIIMSSNPIPGNEEAVNRVINQLYERGVKVLYPPKYKVHASGHGSQEELKLILDLARPKYFIPWHGEPRHQVNHAWLAESMPRPPKKTVIPTNGSILELSEDDLKVTGEIEGGVVYIDSMGRSTDEIQEPIIRDRQTLSSEGVVVIMGLMGKKPSAEVIVRGVAGADDAMKKEVTRLTVEALAKGKREKRRLSDVRDDIFYPVRRYLRKATGRTPLIVPTVVEN